ttttttttcattctagtGAACTTAGCAATCATTCTTGTCCTAAACACGGCGTGAAATGACACGTTTTGCATTTGTGTGGACGACGAAAGTACTTGTCAACAAGATTTCGTTTTTCTTCTCATCTCCAAACCGCTGATACCAATCttattccaggatagttggTGCACATTTTGCAAGACAAACGACTTGGAATAGTCGAGAAATAATTACAGAAACACGAggcgtccgccattttgaatttctaacCGTTCAATGCTCTCCCACGCATGCGTTGCCGTTGTTCCGCCACGTCATCCGTGATCACACATTTTAAAACGCTTTTGGGGATTTCAAATGGTCAGGGCAAAGAGATGAGACACACTCAATAACTGGCGGGATGCCAGCAATATACAGTATTTCCTATGGGTCTAACGCTGTAATAGGCCGCCTCGTGGAATGTTTAGAATAACACgagaaaaagcttgtaaatcataAGCCGGAGTTAAAGTTCCTTTAATGAAGTGATAACTCACCAGTTTCGTGGTAAAAGTCTAGCAAAATACAGCAGAGAGCCGCTACGGCTGATGATATGCGAAAAGAACACAAGCACTACAAGGGCCAGAGAAACTTCATCCGATCGGGTTCCCATGTAGAGAAGTGTCAGCCCGACAAACTGTAACATCCATCTTATTAGGTCCAGACCACGACCACTTGTCACCGGACCGTAATAATAACATACACAAAAGCTCATCACACCTGAGAAAAATAAAATCGATCTTCATTTGCAAAGGGTTTAGATTCTCAAGAATTGACTATCATGACGTCTCAGTGGGGAATGTAGGTTGTGTCGCCCCAACCTAAGTAACGTCAGTCAAAGGTATTCAGTGCTGGGAACGGAGAAAACTTAtacaagtttcaagttttaactTCTCAAGCTACATGCTTTTCTAAAGCGCGTTGTACTTCGTAAGTCGTTCGAGTCAATCGATTGATGAATAGATTACAAACTTTTACTTCATAAGCGAAGTTACATGTTATAAGTCGTTCAAGTTAATCGATCGAAGAATCTTAAAAACTGACACAACCTGACACCGAGTGGGGGTGCGAaagacgaaaatttggtttcaaataagttgataaggttcaaatttccaccgtaacaagatttcaaagctgacgtttggagaGTTActccttcgtcggagcgaatgcCGAAGGGTTAAAGTTCTGACAGTGGGCTGAGACTCGAAACGCAATGCACTTTAGAAACTCACCAGCCACAACGAAATATCCAATAATCCATTGGTTGTTATCTAATATTAGGCCTTTTAAATTTCCTAGTGTCCATTGTATCAAATAGGCTCCGAGACTCCACCCTCCTATCAGGACAGCATAGGCTCCACCTCTCTGtacaaagaaaacgaaatagaaaaagaaaacaaaacatttattataataataataataataataataataatttgtttacgTATATAGCGCCCTTTAACATTATAGAATGATCAAAGACGCTTTACAATCCAAGTCGCCATATTATAGGTTAAGGGCAGCCTCTCCTTCGTCAATGGAGTCCAGATTTCGCGTTGTCATTTCCTCCCATCAAGCGTTTTTCGTTATGCTTCGCGCTCGACTGACCAAGCGATGAAGGAAGGCCTGCTGGAAGTACACCACCATAACAAAAAGAGATATCTTTTCGCTGAATTTGAATTTGCTTGATCGCAACTGTCAAACCACAGGCCTGGGGCGAGTCTATTTCATACAACGTTCCCATGGCTTGTCTCAAGATAATCTTAAGCTTCACGACTTCAAGCGAAATATAACCTTCGCAATGTAACGACTGGCTCTCTTACCCCAGGCACCATTCTGTGAAGAATGTAGACCACCAACAAAAGCGACATGATGACACCAAGTGATACGCcggaagaataaaaaaataaggtATTCCTGTAAAGGAAAATGAGCAGgaaatgaaacaattggacTAGTAGCAGGTCGTTTCGCTAAAGAGTTTCGCTAACgtccaggggccggttgttcgaaccctggttagcgctaaccgttggttaagaggtattaaaacctataggtttccatggtatttaacgctggttagcgctaaccatgcttcgagcaacccgggccagttCGCTAACGTACTGAGACGATTCACTAACGTGTTCACTCTAAAACTTTAAATTTCCTAACTTCTTAActaaatttaggaaaccaaatgTGATAACATTTAGGAAAGCAATTGAAAGTTTTGAATCTCGGCAATGGGCCATTAAGATGGGACTGAACATGTTAGCGAATCGTCTCAGtacgttagcgaaacgaccgACATTCAATTAGTGCAAATCCCTGATACATTGTGCTTAACACCACTTATAGTGTTATTAGAATTGAAAGTGaatgaattttctttattaatctTGGCACAAGTGTCCTCTTGCGTTGTAAAAAAAACACACAGTACGTACCATTTAACAATAACCCAGGTTAACAATAACGCCCCAGGCTGCGAATAGTTGAAGAGTTTTGCTTGTCTGTGCAATTTTGTGTACTGTAAATTGTGGTGAGTCTTATATGTATGGTCAACACTCTAAGGTCCCCAGCCAAATGTTACCATAACGAACTGATGAAGAAAACAGAGACTTGTCCAATGCACAGGCATAATGACATTCGACACACATTATGTACGTCTCCCAAAGTGTCTCCCTTACATAAAGGGCAACCAGAACACTAACCAAACAGTAGCAAATGAGGTTCTCAGGCTCAAGTGTACACCCTATGACACCCTGTGACCACTATACAAAGTGGGTTGAATCTCCCTATGTTGCTGAATTGGACAtgtataagaaaaaaatgcatggAACATGAAGTTGACACCTACAACCCAACATTATCTTAAAAAAGAATAGCTTGACGCAAATCAAACAGTTATGTGTTTAGAGTGGCATACCTACTGAGTCTTTCAGCATTGTAAAAGATGACGAGGCCCGTGAAAAATGCTACTGGAAATTGCCAGTCTATcgctaacaacaacaacaacaaaaaacatctataaacaaaataatatattatctgaaagatttggaaatgCATAAAAGAAAGCAGATTTTCTCCTCACCATAGAAGCCAACATTAAATTTGACTTGATGTGattttaattaaattacaaaTTAATAACATCAAGTCAAATTTAATGTTGATTGTTATGGTGAGGGAAacatctggaaaatttcattcCCAGTGCCCACCACATTTGCGGCACTTGTGATCAGcgtaataataagtaataaagctgatgatgatgaaaaagaTTGCGAAGATGACTAGGACAATGAGGATGATGCTTGTGATTATAACCATTTCCAGAGTTTATGACAGAAGCCATTATTCAAAATCCTTTTCACTATTGTGAAAAGGATTTTAAATAATGGTTGTtagcatttaccaaatcagtggtaGCAATTTTCGTGTGTTATAATTGGCTCccataacttggaatatccttggatattcactgttttgcgaacagagagaaaaattaCGCGTTGATTCgcaaagtttcagaagaagaaattgtgacccttaaaacaacatttttttatccatctgatttggtaaatactaaaacaactatccccctgaGGGTCTGCAAAGAGTGGTGAGacgtcaaggtatatatccaccactattcacctctcctttgggggatagttgcATGTTATAACaacctttttctttctctctgtttGTGACACTGACAGAGCTCAATAACTAATCACTAATAATTTACTCTGATGTTGTAGTTTGCTCAGCATAATACTGAATGCATCTGCAACGGCAAACAATGCTTGCTTAAGGCAATCCAACATacaatgattattgttatttattataattgCTGCTTACATAATCAGCAAATGTTGTTAAAAATCCTTCTTTTTACTTGACTGGGTAGCAATTGACCAGAGAAGACGCACTTAGTTTATGTTAAGTTTAAATATGATGCACATTAACAACAATTTCTGTGACCTTTGTAGTGACAAACAAAGAGCTGTGGGCAACATTTTCATGTGAGAGGtcacattttaaaaaattaccATGAAACTTTGCAGACCAACTTGCATCGAATAACTCCCCATCCACAGCAAAGCACGATGTCTTGAATGGTGAGAGCTTAAAAACCAAATTATCTATAACATTGCTTCTTTTCACCATAGACTGTAAGACTGACCCCCACGTGCGATTATCTGGATCCAGGGCATCACAACTGttaaattcaacacaaaaattaattaattttattatactGCAAATTTGGAAAACAGCATAattcttttattgttattattattaaccctttcactgccaagcgtacaatcgtctggcgttagacagagtaaaatctataagtgtcatgagggcgcctacggcagttaaagcgttaatatTGCTACAATTCTAACAATGAGAGGAGATCTTTGTGGAGTTGTGTATTTAGTTGCCAAACTTTTGGACCAAAGTCAGGCTGGGGTTCACCTTGTTATTATACaaaccaaaatttcaaattatgtaaaatacatttaaaaatGTGTACATAGCAACATACTTTATTGAGGTTCAATAATTCTTTTCCTTCTCAAGGCAAATTATGATTTTGCAAGATGTCTTCTCAAAAAGGAACTCACGTGCACACCCAAGTCACCACATTTCACTGGATAAGCCCCTTcatttaacaataattgtttcacACGCACCCATCAAGTTATGGATGCGTGCAAAAGGTTGCT
The nucleotide sequence above comes from Acropora muricata isolate sample 2 chromosome 12, ASM3666990v1, whole genome shotgun sequence. Encoded proteins:
- the LOC136892469 gene encoding nuclear envelope integral membrane protein 1-like isoform X2 is translated as MASNALVSLLVLSFIFWVARAHTCEYINMTNLPIHRSQFNHAIAVCLHGDKLSLTRLWGSVKVEINFNETDVHTYEADSCDALDPDNRTWGSVLQSMVKRSNVIDNLVFKLSPFKTSCFAVDGELFDASWSAKFHAIDWQFPVAFFTGLVIFYNAERLSRNTLFFYSSGVSLGVIMSLLLVVYILHRMVPGRGGAYAVLIGGWSLGAYLIQWTLGNLKGLILDNNQWIIGYFVVAGVMSFCVCYYYGPVTSGRGLDLIRWMLQFVGLTLLYMGTRSDEVSLALVVLVFFSHIISRSGSLLYFARLLPRNWISYRVHYFFFPPKHQFLSLEEYILQGSEETSLALEHLREYCNSPDCNAWKTISRLKHPQSAKVPKPIEVIQWIG
- the LOC136892469 gene encoding nuclear envelope integral membrane protein 1-like isoform X1 → MASNALVSLLVLSFIFWVARAHTCEYINMTNLPIHRSQFNHAIAVCLHGDKLSLTRLWGSVKVEINFNETDVHTYEADSCDALDPDNRTWGSVLQSMVKRSNVIDNLVFKLSPFKTSCFAVDGELFDASWSAKFHAIDWQFPVAFFTGLVIFYNAERLSRNTLFFYSSGVSLGVIMSLLLVVYILHRMVPGRGGAYAVLIGGWSLGAYLIQWTLGNLKGLILDNNQWIIGYFVVAGVMSFCVCYYYGPVTSGRGLDLIRWMLQFVGLTLLYMGTRSDEVSLALVVLVFFSHIISRSGSLLYFARLLPRNWISYRVHYFFFPPKHQFLSLEEYILQGSEETSLALEHLREYCNSPDCNAWKTISRLKHPQRFAEFVSTGQHILEEEAKSHEDDPASWLTSDEDDDDDDDGDDDHSFDS